The Brachyhypopomus gauderio isolate BG-103 chromosome 1, BGAUD_0.2, whole genome shotgun sequence genome includes the window CACGGTTGTGTCATAGACACACTTGATGATGGTGTTGCTGGAATGGGTGGGGGTGCAGTCGTGAGTGTAGAGTGCGTGAAGGTGTAAAGGATCTTTGACAAATATCCAGTTATTTCTTTTGTGGGCTTGTGACTCAAAACAACATCAAGAAGGAAAGGTGTATAGTACTATCATTAAGGAAAAAATGGCACCTAGCTGAATGGTGAACAAGGTAAATAATTTATAAGGTTAATTTTGAGTTGAAGGTGCTTAATTTCGAGAAGCTTATTTCCTTTTTTGTTGTCTTTTTGGTCTGGGCATTTGAGTAAGGCTATATTGTATGGATATTGATTGTGATAAGTGATTGTGATCTTAGTTGTTTTGAAACATGCTCTCATGGTCTGTATTGTTCTGTATAAACGGTAATTGCAAACTTTGTTCTGTTTTGACCATTCTTCAGCTGGGGTCGCTACAAGAGGAGAGGGCTCAACACGCAACCCTGTGGAACTCCAGTGCTAAGTGTTATACTGGAGGAATGATGGCAGCCTAATCTAACAGACTCAGTGCGATTTGTTAAAAAGTCCTTAATCCAAATGCAGGTGGGATGGGAAAGTCCCAAGTCTGTGAGTTTGGTAATCAGTCTGCTGGGGACGACCGTATTAAAAGCAGAGCTAAAGTCAATGAATAGCATTCTCACATAGCTCCCCTGGTATTCCAGGTGTGCGAGTGCTATGTGATGGGCAGTGGCGATGGCATCctttgctttgtaggcaaaCTGATGTGGGTCAGAGGTGGATGGGAGGATGGCTCTGATGTGCTGTAGATCCAGTCTCTCAAAACACTTCATTATGACCGGTGTGAGTGCTACCGGGCGATAGTCATTGATGCAACATTAATTCAAACAATAATactataaaaaatattttttatttgtctTCTAAAATCTTCAGTGTATAAAAAACCAATATTTTAAAATCCTGTCTCACCCTTTGAATATGTGGccatttttaattttattatggTTGTGGCTTCTTTCAGAGGCCTTAGAGTTAAAAGCAGCTGGTCAGGTTTTTGCATTTTCTAGAATTTCAATTTATGTAACACCGGTGTGAGCTCAGAAAGACTGGCAAGACCATCAAGAACTTTAAAGGTTAAAAAAGGATTTTTATGTAGGTGTAAATATGTAGCCAGTGCAGCTACTTGTGTataggtgtgatgtgtgtactaCATTTCATAGATATAAGGACTCTAGCTGCTAGGTTGTGGATGTACTGAACATAGTTGATCAATTTAGAAGGGAAATCATAAAAAGAGTTACAGTAATCTATAATGGAAAAAATGAAAGCATTTACATCATCATTGTGTACCTATAGAAATGTTGCTGTTGTTTATTCACATGATAAGACTTATTATGTGTTATTATGTTGAAGGCATCTGGTCATTAACAACAGACAAGCAATTGGAGTGGGGAAAATAAGAGAAAGATTTAAGAATAGCAGTTGGAGCCAGGTCAAGCTAACACAAACAGGAAGATGactgagtgatgatgtcagacACAGCAGAAGAATCAACAGTGGTAAAGACAGACAACTATCATGATTTTGAGGGACTTGATGGATACAGTCATTGTGTACAGTCAGATTGTACAATCACAGTGTACAACCACATCACATTGTACAGTCAATAGCCCTGCTTTAAAAAGCCCTAATGACGTCTATGCAGTCAAAGCAATAAACTCTCAGCTGTTACAAGTTGTTTTGTGATGTGTGACATATGATGTCCAAGATGCATGAGACTCATGGCCAGTAGTGGCCAACACTTTGCTAGCTAACAGCAAATAAACAAGTAAAGCAGATGCAGCCTAGATGGCCTAATACTCAGGGGATGAGGAGGGGAATCGTGGACTCTATTACTGACAGTATATTAACAAATGTCAAAAATCATGACCAATGTAAACAATTCAAAATTCATACAATCAATTGTTGCCATTAATGCCAACTTCAAACAGTCAAGCATTTACATAATAATACTAGTTATTCTGGCCTCTTAAAATAGCACTGGCCACCAGATGTGCTATAATTAGGGTGCCAGAATTTGTCTTGAGTTTGCAGGCCTGAACTCACTGGCCAAACTTAGGCCCAGCACCTCCTTGAGATAATTTAAGAATTACATAGTGAAGGACAAGAGATACAGATGGAGGGATGACCAGAGAAGGAGTGGCAAATATGCTAGACAGACAGGCAGTGTTCACAAATGTAGATCAAATATAGATCTATAAAAAATAATATCCGCTTTGCCATCAGCAGGTCTGAGGATAACACCTTGCAGCTTTAAGGTGTGGCCCTGATGAATGTGAGCATGCCTTGAAAGTTCTTCCCTTATATTTAGTGTTATTGGAATCATCAGAACATAGTTGGTCCACTATATGCAGCACTAGTATGTACACCTGAAGATTGTCATATTTATGGGAGAAGATGTAAGAAGATCTGAGTGTGAAGTTGTAATAATGCCACTGTGGACTGTACTAGGTAAGATCCAGTTTAGTGACAAAGGTCTCGTTTCAGTGTCAGTTTCAGATTAATGAGTTGTTCTGCCCTCTTCTACAATCTAATATATGATGTGTATCTTTGAGGAAGATGTAACCACATATACAATATGGTGAACAATTTTCAATGCTTTACTGTACCtgaaaaacatttgtttttaacCTCTCAAGTAAAAACAGAAACAGATATTTTGATATtaacaataacaaacaaaatattactatttacttaataatgaaaACACACAATTTATATTCCTAACCTTTGCTAATTTTTCACCACAAATTTCATTTAATAATCAGatttaaccctgatgagatccaggcgtggtctacattcttggggtccagctgggtgtgggggacccattgcaatttttgttaaaataatcagcagattcagcccaattgcaagtaaaataaacaatacatatgttaaattagtttgctctcttatttatttattagttacttttttattaaaatgtaacacaataaggaaatcaatcataaatcatgctggctgacaggctggtcctatggctagctgctcatgggctggtgctaacggagctggctgctgctcatcctccttttcattatcagtatcagactctgatatttcagaaatgtgatcctgaaatttcctcttctgaatcatcatcaaaatcctctgtctcttccaatatcagctggaaggcagtctgaactgagaatcgctttgccatcttttatagcatttttagcatttttagcatcatgtccccatgattgggtgaaacacacacaaacacacacatacacacacacacacacacacatacacacacatacatacacacacatacaggtccagagaggagggagggataatgagggctgagagaaaagatgcttctttcagatctcacccctttgtctctatagagattcttcgtccactgtctgacaatatgcaatcaacccctgatgtgacaaccatcaaaagtgttgatggttgcccacccttgcatgccaaacacctctgtcctttgtttgtatatcctttaaagtcatacagacgactatcaactacccaacccaatgttgattgcccactttgactagcccagggcccagtggaccctggaccctgtatgtaatacaaatgtgaagggggggggtacgggggggtggtcattgaaaatattttctgacttatgttgctcacggaaaatgagccaaggaccaatgaatctcagtttgaaaaaaaaaaaattgtagaatttttttaagctgattttttcaaaatgggtcccacagacccttggaccatataagggttaaacAAACAATGCATGTCAGGAGTTAGGATTAATAAAATGAAGGTTGAATAAGCCAAAGAGCAGTGTACACAAATAAAGCaattaatgtaaaatgtaacaGTCTTCAAACAACACGTTTATGCCTCTGATTCAAACATCTTCTTCCTGCCGTCCATGCCTGCCTTATCTTCCACGTTCTTACGCCAGTCACCGACAGACTCCTTCTCCTGCACATGGAGAGAGCACAGTGTGGCATTACTTCAGAAAACACACTGTGGGATCACAAGGGAGGCTAGGGTGATGCTGTGATTAAAAAGATTTTGAAACAAAGGTTGTTGAAAACAAAAGTATTGCACCCCCATGTTTTTATGCCTGTGTTTGTTTAGACCAGCATTCACATGGAGAACAAAATGAACTATGGTGTTTtgaccgttttttttttttttttttaataaaaaacttctttcttttgtgctAGCAGCTATCAGGAGGGTTAGTACATGTGTCCACCCACCTCCTCCTTGGTCTCCTTCTTGACTTGTTTGAGGTTGGCCCTCAGGTCCATGGACACTTTGTGCTTGGAGCCCAGCAGAGCTTGGAGCATGGCGTCAGCAGACAAGCGGACTTTCTTCAGAACAGGCCTCCTGAACTTACCCTTCAGGTCCTGTACTTTCAACTTCAGATCCTCGATCTGCAAAGGGAGAAACAGATGAATCAgcaatgaggtgtgtgtgtgtgtgtgtgtgtgtgtgtgtgtgtgtgtgtgtgtgtgtgtgtgtgtgtgtgtgtgtgtgtgtgtgttttgaactGTTACCTCTTTGTCAGACTTTGTGACTTTGCTCTCCATGTCATATCTCTGCTCATCCACACTATCAATCTGCTGGTGCAACTTCCTACACAGATcctgaaaacaagcaaacacacattaACATTTATATAAGTAAGTCATAGTTAAGTCATGGTtcttttgtgcgtgtgtgtgtgtgtgtgtgtgtgtgtgtgtgtgtgtgtgtgtgtgtgtgtgtgtgtgtgtgtgtgtgtgtatgtgtgtgtgtgggtgtttgtgtgtgtgtgtgtgtgtgtgtgtgtgtatgtgtgtgtgtgtgcacgtgtgcatgtgggtgtgtgtgtgtgtgtgtgtgtgtgtgtgtatgtgtgtgtgtgggtgtttgtgtgtgtgtgtgtgtgtgtgtgtgtatgtgtgtgtgtgggtgtttgtgtgtgtgtgtgtatgtgtgtgtgtgtgtgtgtgtgtgtgtgtgtgtgtgtatgtgtgtgtgtgggtgtttgtgtgtgtgtgtgtgtgtgtgtatgtttgtgtgtgtgtgtgtgtgtgtgtgtgtgtgtgtgtgtgtgtgtgtgtgtgtgtgtacctgcagttCCTGCATTGATCCAGGAAGTGAGAGTGATGGACAGTGATCCTCCAtgtatctctccttctcttgaTCTGCCTCCTCTGCTTCAGCCTCCAAAAGCCCCTGAGCAATCTGGAGCATCAAACtctgcagtgcacacacacacacacacacacacacacacacacacacacacacacacacacacacacacacacatcctcagacTATGAGTGACCCAGATGGAACATGACAAGGCTTGTTGGCCAGATCCACAGACCGGCCTGTGTTGGGCCAGTGGGCCGTGACTACAGCAGAACTTACCTTCAGATAGTGGTCCAGTGGGCCGTGACTACAGCAGAACTTACCTTCAGATAGTGGTCCAGTGGGCCGTGACTACAGCAGAACTTACCTTCAGATAGTGGTCCAGTGGGCCGTGACTACAGCAGAACTTACCTTCAAATAGTGCCGGCGGCTGGATGTCATCTTCTTCCTGTTAACAGAACAACATGATTTTAGCTGAGAGAGTAAGTTGAGTCtcaaactattttaatgtctttaGTATGTAAAACTCAATTCACAAGTGCTGACATTTCATTATTTTTACTCTCCCTCCATGAAAAGGTTCATTGGTAATTAtgtttttattaaatgtattacCAGATACAATATATTTTCAGGTCTCTTACACCGCATTAGTTCATCCATAAGTAATGGAATACTACATTTAATTGTAtgagataaataaataattaaattatgAATTATTTCTGGTTGTTTTTGTGAGCGATTGAGGAGCTGAATGCAGATGTGTTGAATGCAGGTACTCACTCAGACATCGTAGCTTCTGTCTCCCTTTACaatggagaaagagaaagaatgtGTGAAATAGCAAACATTAAAAACACAGCTCCATTCTCTGCTGTACTAAACAAACCGTATAAGATGAAGGAATCAACTCTGTGAAAAGGTAATATACTTTgtgtaattttaataatttggaATAgatactgtttgtgtgtgtgcgagagagagagagagagagagagagagagagagagagtgagagacaaatGGGGTGGGAAGTATGAAATGTTGGTGGGTGTGTACATGGGGACCAGATGTCATCTGAGTAAAGGTcatacgcccacacacacaaaccacccaAGACCCCAACAGCTGAGTGTGTCCTGCCATCTCAGGAGTTTTCTTGCTCTGAGATGCAAGCTAAAACTTTAAATGAATCTGTGAACTACCACTAAACacttatcactcacacacacacacacgcacacacacacacacacacacacacacacacacacacacacacacacacacacacacacacacacacacacacatacacacacacacacacacagacacacacacacacacacacagattcaggATTTTCTTTATAATATGTCAAACATAAGGAAAGTCTCTGTTGCTTTTTACTTTCATGTGAGGTTATCAAAGGTCAAATGGTCTTTTATATGCATGACAAACTTCATAAGAAAGCTAGTTTCACTCTAGATATTAAAAATACCGGAGAAATGTAAGTCGTATGTCTGAAAGCTCTGCTTGATCTTTGGCTCACTTTCTTGCTCTTTTCTTTTTAAGTGCAAATAATTTATTAGATACTTTAAAAAAGTTTCATTTCAAAGTGAACTAGAAAGAGGATGTGTTTACTGTATTAtcaatgcatgctttgttttttATGAATAATAATTCTAGACCTTTACTTAAGTCACACTATTGCAGTCACACATATATATTTAGCATCACTTAAATATGTTTAACTGCAGTTATTCTGCGAAATTCGGTACAACGGAACATAAGTTGCAGATCACTTTGTCAAGTCAACCcttcaaattaaaaacaaaacaggaagTAACATCTCTTAATCTGGTTGGTCATAAGCTTTTCTTCAGGAACCCAACAGCATTGCCTTCCTCTTTGTGTCAATGCCAACTATTATTATGTGGCTTTCATTTAATTTTTCCTCTGGTTTCCTTTGCGTGCGCGTAAGCTTGGTTATCCGCAAATGCTGTGTGTTAAAATAGGAAACCTAAGAGCTATTAAACGGCTCTGATGGTACAATGAAGAAAAGCTCACCTTTCAGCAGAGACACACGAAGCAGATCAGATGAAATATGTGGCTGCAAGCCAGAGGGAACACTGCCATTAGGTGGGTTTATATAGACAAACCTGTTCTAATTATGGATAGAGATCTCTCCTTAAACCAATGAACAACGTGCTCCTCCAATACCCCTAAGTTCACTCAGTGTTTGTCCTTGTGGAATCTGtggggaggggacagagaggtAACAGCTGAAAGCAGCGTGTCTTTGGAGAGAAAACAGCAAGAAACAGCAGGAATGTCTTGAAGGCCCAAAGCCAATTGGAAAAAAAGCAGGAAGTTTCTCTTACTTGATCTGAAGAAGTTTCATTGAGGTTTCTTAATTTCTCTGATGTGgttaaaatgaatgaaaaataataataacagtgtGGACACACAGAAGGCCAGTGGGATAAAACCAGATCCTTCTGGATCACACATGAGCAGAAAAGTTAGTATAAAGGCACAGTGGTAGATTTCAGAACAATCAAGTTATAATGAAATTCATTTAAAGCACTTTTAACAACAGGCATCATAAAAACAACCTTATAAATGACTGTGAATGTGTTCACACCAGTCCTGGAAACAAACTGACTAACCCAAACATATTCAAAACATCAAAAAAGTTGGGGCCCCTGGAACATAATAACCACGTGGCTGGTATAgtctacacacacatctgtgctgAGTGTGGGCTGGAAGTTCTGAGGTCAAAGATGTTGGAGAACGGCTGAGCTAAGATCCTGTGGGACTTCCAGATACAGACTGACAAAATGGTGATGGCTGACCAACCAGACATAGTGATGGGCAAAGAACTGACAAGGGCCTTAGTGATgggtgtagtgatagatgtagtgatgggtgtagtgatggtgtagtgatagatgtagtgatgggtgtagtgatagatgtagtgatgggtgtagtgatagatgtagtgatggtgtagtgatagatgtagtgatggtgtagtgatagatgtagtgatgggtgtagtgatggatgtagtgatggatgtagtgatggatgtagtgatgggtgtagtgatggtgtagtgatagatgtagtgatggatgtagtgatgggtgtagtgatagatgtagtgatgggtgtagtgatgggtgtagtgatagatgtagtgatggtgtagtgatagatgtagtgatgggtgtagtgatggtgtagtgatagatgtagtgatgggtgtagtgatggtgtagtgatgggtgtagtgatagatgtagtgatggtgtagtgatagatgtagtgatggtgtagtgatagatgtagtgatagatgtagtgatggatgtagtgatgggtgtagtgatagatgtagtgatgggtgtATCAATCTCAATATCAAAAAGAAGGAAGATGAATAGTTTGATCAATACAAAGGGCTGAGAGAAGAGCTAGAAAAGATGTgtgctctgttcgaaatagtctacgaAATTCTACTGACGTACTGCTTGGGCCCCAAATCAatatgcagtatgcagtatgcaaccaaaataaatttttccagtacgcgaaacaccCCCGGATacatactacttccgcaaaatattccagtacgcaaacagagctatcttcatggtgtactgcatcccatcatgcaacgtgGCCACTTTCAtaccatcaacacagacaatttggtgaaaataaatgatacatttatttaaaacagactattctAAAATCCAATCAACagggatcagtatatttacagtgaagtctcagcatcttgtgtgtgtgtgtgtgtgtgtgtgtgtgtgtgtgtgtgtgtgtgtgtgtgtgtgtgtgtgtgtgtgtgtgtgtgtgtgtgtgtgtaaaaaggggaggagagtaaatgtgtgcgtgcgcttgtgcgcgtgtgaggaggagggagttgttccatgacaacgctgggcagggccatcttggttgactttgtgttagaacttccggtgctgcggatacgctgataccgattacaagcaaaacgacaacaaacacaaaatgactagcataatatgttcagttagagcagaggtggccaacccgtcagagaccaagagccacaagagaccaaattattagcggggggatgtaaaatggacacaaattaagtattaagtaaaaaaacaagcacaaacttcgatataaacataagtcgtgatatgcttcaggactttgtcacggttggagcacactacgagctctgttatgtacacaactgttgttttctaggtaaaaagtggataaactccgttatcaacactcgttacaacgccactgacctgcgctcacctttaggaagaagagaacagacagtgtcagtagtttttaagcctccctcagtcgtgtgcggtgcctttgctgcacctcgtatgtggtttatttccaaacgtgtgacagaagaaccgcgtctcaccaacgagactcaaagcacaATCTCAATATCACAGATTCTTAatgccgctagtctcccgttttccactacgccggttttaaaagtattattggctcgctgggcttgtaaacaaaccgcgcagcacgaagatgtagcagtgtgtcgccctcagagctgatgaggtaaccgggacacgacacacaccgttagtgcaggtgagagcggaccggctggggagccgcatgaaaccaggcaaacagccgcaggttggccactcctgagttagagggtgtcacaataattggaagaagaggaaaacttggcttgaccaacagtgttacgaacacagctcgaaaagatcCGAGTGTTGTGGGGTACCTTATAACTTgtatccaccgccttccaaagaagaggacctgtgtctaaggctgaaggcgctaaatttaaaacatccacccaaacgtccatacgtctgctcttatcattttgtggaggggaaaccaacaccagatcattcttatcccgagaaatggctcggttatgaagctcaGATGAAGCAAACGCGTtgggtgcttgtgaggctatcagataagtaactattttatcagtggccacatcttttccttgcattcatttagtaattttaagtaattaagtaaagaagtaaatagacaagaatgcctattttatgaaaaaaacattaaaatatagtagtgtacactaatgcgaaaatagctgaccggaagttctaacac containing:
- the LOC143515832 gene encoding troponin I, fast skeletal muscle-like, with translation MSEKKMTSSRRHYLKSLMLQIAQGLLEAEAEEADQEKERYMEDHCPSLSLPGSMQELQDLCRKLHQQIDSVDEQRYDMESKVTKSDKEIEDLKLKVQDLKGKFRRPVLKKVRLSADAMLQALLGSKHKVSMDLRANLKQVKKETKEEEKESVGDWRKNVEDKAGMDGRKKMFESEA